Proteins encoded together in one Apteryx mantelli isolate bAptMan1 unplaced genomic scaffold, bAptMan1.hap1 HAP1_SCAFFOLD_20, whole genome shotgun sequence window:
- the LOC136995976 gene encoding olfactory receptor 5AP2-like: MRDLWRCMEKGEWDNHTSPVEFILLGMGNVPSLQTLLFLLSLIIYLVTMAANILIVLLVVADRHLHTPMYFFLGNLSSLETCYSSTILSRLLASFLTGDSTISVHGCMAQFYFFGYFLVSECYLLAMMSYERYLATCQPLLYASLMTWKVSLQLAAASWLVGFFTSTVVTSFVSRLRFCGLKVIDHFFCDFTPLLEVACSDTNAARLVTFTLAVFNLVFPFLSNLVSYVCIIAAILRIPSSVGRQKGFSTCSSHLIVVTVFYGTLIIVYLMPRTPQLRQLNKVFSFFYTVLTPLVNPLIYSLQNREVREALKKAFRKALACTQSSC; this comes from the coding sequence atgagggacctGTGGCGctgcatggagaaaggggaatgggacaatcATACATCACCAGTGGAGTTTATACTGCTGGGAATGGGCAATGTCCCCTCGCTCCAGAcactgctcttcctcctctcgctcatcATCTACTTGGTAACAATGGCTGCAAACATCCTCATAGTTCTGCTGGTGGTGGCAGACCGgcatctgcacacccccatgtacttcttcctgggcaatctgtcctccttggagacctgctacagctccaccatcctctcCCGcttgctggccagcttcctgacaGGGGACAGCACCATCTCTGTTCACGGCTGTATGGCTCAGTTCTACTTCTTTGGCTATTTTTTAGTCAgtgagtgttacctgctggccatgatgtcctatGAGCGGTACTTGGCcacctgccagcccctgctctatgccagcctcatgacctggaaggtctctctacagctggcagcagcgTCTTGGCTAGTGGGATTCTTTACCTCTACGGTAGTCACTTCTTTTGTATCCCGTTTAAGGTTCTGTGGCCTCAAGGtaattgaccacttcttctgtgattttacccCATTGCTAGAggttgcctgcagtgacaccaatgCAGCCAGACTGGTAACTTTCACACTAGCTGTCTTCAATCTAGTCTTCCCTTTCCTGTCCAACCTGGTCTCCTAcgtgtgcatcatagctgccatcctgaggatcccatcCAGTGTGGGCAGGCAAAAGggcttctccacctgctcctctcacctcatcgttgtcactgttttctatggcaccctcatcattgtctacctgatgcccagaaccccccagctgaggcagctcaacaaagtgttctccttctTCTACACtgtcctcacgcccctggtcaatcccctcatctacagcctgcagaacagggaggtcagggaagccctgaagaaagcatTTAGGAAAGCTCTGGCTTGCACTCAGAGCTCATGCTAG